GCCGTCAGTGCCTCGTGTGTAGCGTGAGTTATTCCTTTCACGTCCCTCCCCACTGATAGCCATGTGGAGGCGTCTGAGagagcgccccccccccctccagtcAGACGAGGCCTGCCGGTTATCAGTCGCCGCTCTGCGTCTGTAGGGTGGCATGGTGGGCGATAATCACTCCCAACAAAAACATGCACGCACGTGCCACCTTAGGGCAGTTGAACTAAGGCACTCAAAACCTTTTTGTGCGTTCGGTCTTATCGATTGtctgcttgttgttgtttttgcagcGGTGCTCGCCGGAAGCGGGTACAAAAGGAGCTTTAATTTCTGCTCTTCTGTAAGAGGCTCTGCGCACGGGCCTGCGCAGCCCTCCGTCAGGGAGTTATGGGTTGCCCTGGTGACGGGGAAGGGAGCTGgcacagctgcagcagcagcagcgcgcGCAGCTGCTGCACTCTGGAACAGACTGGGTGTGGCGGCTCTGCGGGCTCCTGGAGGATGCTCCCAGGGCACGCGCCGCCGTTAATCACATGTGCGGCTCGCGCACAGGGAGAACCTGTGCCGAAGGACGGAAGCCACATCTGTGGGGCTGTTTTATCGCTTAATAACGGGGTGTGGGGGGACAGACCCGTTCATGGCTGGCGTTAATGACTGGCTTCTTTGCTCGCGCAGCCAAGAAAACGGCCGTGGCCTTGGCTGCTTCATCCTGTGATGCTCGGGCGAGCATTCAAGGTTGAAGCAGTTTGCGGAGGTCGGTCTGGTTTCAAACTCGCACCTTCACCCTGCCCTTAACTGGGCTGGGGCATGGCGCCCGTCTTTTGAGACAGGCGTTCCTTTCTTTCATAATAACTTGGGTTGGCGTAACTATATTTTTGCTTGGACTTTAGGATCAGAGCTAGCTGGGACCCGGAAGGCGGCTTTGGGTAAAATCTCCCCTGATAATTTAGGGAGGAGAGTGGAGGCTCTTCCTACTTAGAAATGAGGCTACAcctgtttgctttttgtctgtttctttgGCACTTTGTTCAGCTTCTGTCTGTAGGGGGGACAAAAGGCGACCCCGGCTCGTTGTTGGCATTAAGAGAGGTCACTGAAACCTTTAATACTTATGAGAGGCATAAAGGATTTACCTGGAGGGCCGAAGACAAAAGTTGGGGAGTGTCAGAATGAGGGCAAAGACGTGCAATTTGAGGAAGGTTTTAATTGAAAGGCAGTTCCAACGCCTACCAGGCATCATGGTTTCAGTAAAAAGGGCCTCACAGACTTCCTGAAAGGCGAGATCTCATAGCTCATCTCATATCTCACTATGTTTCAAAGAGCCAGAGAGTAGCTCATATCTTCTTTCCTTCCAGGAAAACGGCTTTAACAACACAATAGTGACTGAGTccaatactttttattttattttaaagttccGATAATAAAATGTAAGCAATTTAGCCCGCATAAAGCGCCCTTTTATTCTCGGTCAGCTGACAtctgctgctgctttatttattcCCTCCATGATTTACAGATGAATCCTTTTGCTCTCATTCAGCGTACAGTATAACAAATTCATTCAGTCTTAATTTGGTGTCTCCTCCTTTCAAAACTGTCTTCTGTTATCATAAGAGCTGAAAATACTTCCTTTGTTTTATATTCAAAGATCAGAAAAAccccttgttgttgttgttgttttttttcctgccctcGTTGGTATGCGGTTTTTCCATGGACACATGGCTTCCAGCTGACGACACAGTCGCCCTGAAAGAAAGATGCTCTCTGTTTCTGTGCCTGGTTTTCATGGAGGAAGTGAAGGGACTCGTTCCGGGCAAAACACCACGTGCCTTCCTGCTCTGTAACACAGCTACACTCAttcagcaacacacacacacacgctcagaAACATTCCCCGTTACCCCTGGGACACGCACAAAGTTCAAAGTTCCTGCTGTTCGCTGGCAGGATGCCACAGAAAGTTGTGTTGTACAGAAATCTGCCCTCAATGGCTGCTCTGCTGAGGCTTGTGTACATTAACTCTACATGATTTTATCTTACATCCTTTTAGTCTGATCAAGAATAATATTTAAAGgtggtttaattttttattttacctgatTTTGatgaattcaataaaaaaaatcagaatgtAGGTCAAATGTCAACTTCCCTGACAAATTTAATTGTgcagttttttctcttttttttacgCTTCTAAAAGCAACGAAGGCCTTGTGATTTAATtctgtaatgaatctataaCTACTTGCAGTCAAAGTTGTGATTTGCTTGCCTTTGAATAAGAAGATCCTTAtgggtcgttttttttttttttttttttaaagattgtcCTTGGCTGTCCACAAGGGGGCGCTGGCACGCtttgtgtttcattttcagACAGCTTCTGGGTTTTGGAGGCTGCAGTTCAGCCTCACATGAGGTTCACGTTGCTCCAGCAGCTGTGCTGGTCATGGGAGAGCACGCTGCTTGGAAACGGAGTAGTCTTCAGGGTGCCGGCGTGGCAGAGCAGCTGACGAGGCTGGTGTCTGTGGGAGGGCCGCTGGGATCAGCCGCCTCGACTCgtggacagaaaacaaaaagcaacagatcTCCACAACTCAGGGGGGGTTCTGCACTTCAGATCTGTATATCTAgtcattttgttaaaaaaagtaaacgCCCCTCGTTGCGAATATCCATTTTGCTGGttgaaagtgattttttttttttttttttttttttttttaccgtctGAATCTACTAATAGCAGCTGTTATGGAGTTAGTCATGCCATAGTACTGTACACGGTTGGACATTGCGGGAAATAACTGACCCTTTATCCAACATTGACTCGCATATTTACCGCCTCAGGACAGCGGTCACCTGATTTTTAACGGTTGTCTGCGCGCATTTATCTCTCAGACTGGGAGATTGCAGAATGTTTTATCATTCCAGGCCTTTATATAAGGTGGGTGCGAGATAAAacaatgtccttttttttttttcatctcttacAGTAGATGGCGTGTAACCCTACACTGGCGTCGCAGTCCTCCTATCTAGAACAAAGTGCTAAACGCTTTAAAAGGCCTTAGGACTGTGGCAGGAGCTTGGCCGTGGTGTTGTCATTGTGGCCACAGCTATTCTGGACCTGCCCGAGGCCACAACGAGTGCTCACCCTGTAGGGTCATTGTCACATGTTTGCACTGGAAACGTGGCACTTAGCGTTGAGATGGGAGCGTTAGGTAAGTCATATGTGATGACTGACTGAAGTAGACTGATGTAACAAGCACAGCTGAACTGCCTTGAGACAATTTAGGGTGATGTCACACGCATGGAAATGAGCTCTTAAAGAGGAGATGATCCTTTAGATATTCTAATGATGCAGTTTGTTGCGTTTCCTGGACATGAAggttaaccttttttttttttctttgtctcttttcaAACCCTGAAGCTTTTCATGCATTCGAGCTGCGCCCCATTCACAAGTTGAACGGAGACTAAGCTAGCCATTGTTGTGCATACCGGCCTCTCAGCTTTttaacccccccctcccccccaacccATTCATGAGAGTAGGGTATTGAAATGTGTTGTTTGGTGTTCCAGCATGAAAACGACCCTACGATGTTCCTAAACCCCTGCCACCGATGAGCGTTGCCAGACCACACGGCTGAATTCGACAAAGAGCAGTTTCATTATTCTCTTTTTATTAAGGCGTTATCCCGCCGTCTATTTCTAGCTTTTGGCCTAACCTTTACACTTAGGTCTGAGTTTCCTTCACAGGTCCCAATAAACCGGACCTTTACCCTCCTTCGAGATAGATATCGAGGATATAAGAGCAAAGGTGCTGAGATACTTGTCAGTTAGCTGCTCGATGCCAAACGAGGCAACAGGTTCTTGTTGGTTTTTGAGCTCGGGGGAAGGAATTAGGGGGGAAATTAGGCATGGAGAAAGATTTGCTAGGTGAAAAAGGTGCTTTGGATGATCCTAATTCTCCGGGAGATGTCAGCAGGTAAGTCGAATCCTTCTACTTACCGATATGTGTTTAGGGTTTTTTTgaaatttgagttttttttttctgtttcaatgtAGAGAACACAagtttaatttactttaataatCTTTTGTTTACATAAGTCATTGGATAAGCTTGGGCGTGTACTAACATTAGTTCTCTGTGATTATCTATATCATCTTGTTTTCTAAGATGTTACCAGAACAAAAGCAGATAAAAGGAATCTCACTAatgcgttcttttttttttttttgcgtgttcAACGTAAGATAAGCGGTGCTTTTGAGGTAGAAGCTGTTCTGTGTTTGGTGTAATCttaagcttttgttttgttcccgATAAGTTATTGGATGTTTGGGATGTTTTGTAATTTGAGGTTGTGATAAAACTAgtctgaaaagtttgttttttttccccctcagcaATGGGGTTTTTCACTTGAGGGGAAAGTGGGTCAAAGGGCAGTTTCCCAGCATGAGACATTCAGGCTGCCTCCTGCTTTGTTAATGCAAAGTGGTAATTAAGTGGCACCAGTGTTATGCATGACATAGGTTGTTTCATCCTACTTAATTCTAACTTGCTAACACACAACCATCTGCTCCAATGCCGTCTGTGACTCACTTCTTGTTACAAAGTACTGATTGGGTATcatgattttcatcagaatgaTGAACACCAGATCATCAAAAATGTAAGTCCAGCTAATGACGTGATCTAAGGAGTTTTATGTGAATGTACCAGATCAAAATCTTGCgttcttttaataaatatacaCCATGACGGAGAGCACTGTAAAAGTTTCCGAAGGTGACCGGAAGTGACCTTCACTAGTCAtgtttttatcaactttttatGCTCATTGGGAAGGATCACGtcagaaaaggttgatggaaacggcaacattttaaataacttgCCCGCTTGAGATGGTTTTTGACTTTCCTGAGAAGGGAGTTAAAGTGCTAAACGGGAGATGGAGACATGAGTTTTAGTCACATTTGTACATGGTTACACAACAGCCATATTTTGACCAGAGCTCCAGTCAATCGACCAATTTTACATTGATCTGCTCTGACTACTGATCCAGAGATTAAATGCTGAAAATTGTTTattaaatgcaataaaactaaGAACTCTCATTTCCACATTAAGCAACGGTATACATTTTAATGCACTTTTTATGAGACCCTGTTTACatgatattttattaattttttggtGAAAACTAACCGGTTTAGTTGCTTTTTATGCTGTTCATTTACATGACAGTGGCAAATTTCTTACAGCAGCACAGTTTGTAAATGGGAGGCTGTACTAATGCCCCCTAGGGGTTTGGAGGTATATCAACaatgaaagccagaatatcaatGTCATGTAAACAGGGCCTGAGCTGAATAAAGTTCATTTGAATTCAAAACAGCAACCTTTATATTCTTTGTTATAGCTCCTAAAAAGTGAATCCGTCAAAACTGTAATCAGCAGGTCTGATTAGAAACGTAGAAGAGAAATTGGCATGGACCCGGAACAGACCGTTCTTTGACTAATGTGGTCACTTGGAAATATTTGTTAGCTTTCACAGCTTTACTTAAGGAGAgtctctttaaaataaaatataaaatgcagcAAGCTGGACCGATTCTTAACCTAAACCCTTTTGGTTTTCATTCAGAAAGTGTTGAGATTGAACTGAAGGGTTTTGCGACGCGTTAACTGATTCCAGAGCATCTCAGAGTCCTGCACATTATTTACTTACATCAAGAAAAAACTGCGAGTTCTGACTGATAAAGAGATTATAAGTTATTAGACAGCTGACTGGGCTTGGATAAGAAAAAGCCCAACAGTCCTATGTGCTAATCTGCTTGGTAGAAATAGGTCGgatgaaaatatttaatcacGAACAACTAGCTAACATTTAAAGCACTGTTAGGCAATTGTTCCtctcattattatttttgttttattttatttttttgttgtaacaTCACGGCAACGTACACAAAGAATGTAGAGAAACACATTAAGTGACTGGAAACAATATTTAGCAACAAGtccttattgttttttatgttaagTAAATTGTCTAACGATCGCAAACTCTCTCTGACTGCAAACTGGTTGTTTCTCAAAAACCAGTTACTAGATAGAGCTCCTGTAAAAGTTGCGTGACATGACATGTTTTAGTAGCAGCATTTTTTCCATCTGGATGCTGTGAAACTAGTTTCACCGACTTCTCCACAATGCGGTCCTGGCACTATATTAAGTTTCCGACGTTCTTCCTTTCCCTGAGGCGATCGAGGCACAAGAGCTGtgaagaaaattttttttttttttttaagtgtttttaatgttctaaataaatgcacctCTAGCGTGTGATCAGGCTTATCCAATCAACAACCGGACTTCAGCGTTTCGTAGCTGAAAAAGTTTCACGGTTCAAAGTTAGCGAGGGAGAAGTTCCCGGGGTTTTTTGAAGCTGTTTGGGACGTCCAGTTCTGCAGATCCAAAGCATCaggctatttttttattttatttttttaattctgtactgtgattttatttattattatgccCAGTCAGTTTCCGGACTACACAGTTTGACGGTAACGCCTGTGACTAACATTTCTCTAAAGTAACGCTTACGGTCGTTCCACATTTAATCAACTGTGGAAATTCTGTATTCTTTAtttaattctttatttatttatttaatttatttattttttgcttcattttgAGGATTTTCAACCAGACCGAAGGGCTAACGGAGGCTCGTTGTTAGCCGATGCCAATCGGCACATGAACGTAGTGAATCTTCCTGAGCAAGTTTAAAAGCCTGcaaaatgctggtgaagattctcagtcatcagtCAGGCcaaaaaattttaaagaaaaagaactggacttttattctgaaaagttTGGCCTCCCATCCATggagctttctcagttcaaaatgtctggagcagcgtggagctccaagctttacAAGAGCTGCCGGCTCACAGCAGAGCTTTAGAATTACAAGAAACTACAAGATTTAGTTTCTCTTTCTTTAGAGGGGCACTGAGAATCTTTTGCCCAGCATATGTGATCCGGCTTGTTTAGCAATACTTTTTAACTAGTCAGTCAGTTGGAGGAAGTAGTTTAAATTTAGATTCACTCTCTGGCAGAAGGTGTGGTAAATTCCCCCGTTTTTTTTAGACATGGAGTGTGCGTAACTCGCTCCTGCAGATTGCCGGCTTGTCGTCCCGCTTCAGATCGAGGCGTTCTTTTGAGACGTGGAGCGTGCCTGTAGCTGGGGGACCGGCCTTAAACCTCTCATACATGTCAAAGCCTCCTCTGCATTCTGAGAGCGTCGGCCTTGTGTAAGAGAGGGAGGGGAGACGGCACTCAGGGCTGCATCTATTGGCCGGCCTTTCTCACACTCCTTCAGGCTCAggagggggtgaggggggggggagtggcTGGGCTTGACGTCAGCCGTCTACGGAGTGTCACACCACTCTCAACACAAAGTGGCTTCCTTTTTGATCTAGCACAACACAGCTGCAGCTTTTCCTGGCAGGACGTGACGAAGAAGATAACCGTAGTCCGTCTCAAGTCTAGTCCCGGATCACAGCTTTGTTTTACGCGGAGGACTTAAACTCTCTCCTGGTTTCAGGGAGAAGGAAAACTTAAACAGCTGGTtggcaagctttttttttttttttttttttaaccacctgTAAGTACAGGAAATGCCTACAGTTAGTAGGTATATGAGCTTCCGTTCATCAAAGCGATTGAAAGTCAGCAGgtaagtcgttttttttttctgtagacaTTCAGTTTGTTTACATCTTGGCTATAAATAAAGTGTCAAGTTTTGCTGTCATCACAGcttaaagccattttttttttcttcttccatttgTTTTCATCCTCCTGTACTTGTGCCTCGTCTGTCCCCGGTCAAGGACGGGCCGTGGCCTTTCAAAATTTATTGGCTTTTGGAAATCCGGCAGCCTCGCTTTtatagcacttttttttttttttttctttttttttccctcctccacTTCCGAGTTTTTCAACTTCCAGAAAGCATCTTGGAGAGCAGCCAACAGGTCCGTTTGTACAGTCTGAGCGTTGACGCAGTGTCCGTCCATAAAAAGGTTTCATTTGGGAAGAGGACGAGCGTTTCCATCGCGTCGTAAAGATAACTCTGTTGTCTGTCAAACATCGCTCGCGTCTCTGCTGTGCTGGAAACGAGGTCGACGGGGTCGTGGAATAATCGTGGAGCAGAATAGGGCCGCGGCGTTGGCGAAGGAACTGATGTGATTGTTTGAAAAGGCAAATGTCTTGAATATGTCCATGTATGCGGCTTTTAtttagtgcttttttttattgttttaaatgaaaaaaagtcagaaagtTTGCTGAACGTtgacatttctttctttatgaAATGGCCTAATATTACCCATGCATGCTCCAGCTTGACTTGTGCGTCTCAGGGCGGTGAGAAACTTCAGCCGTCATGCTGAGGCACGCCTGTCGTCCCAGTAACGTCTGTTTGCGCTCGGCTCCGCTTTCTTTGAACGTACCCGTTCAATATGCACTaatctggacttttttttttccacatccaGCAGCTACCCAGTGGAGAGCGGCGGGCTGCCGGCCAAAGCCAAGAAAAGCCGGAGCAGCCAGAGCCTGAAGAAGACGGAGGCGAGGAAAGCCTTGAGCTTAGAGGCTGCTcagctggagctgcagcagcagcacaaagtCCTCACCAGACAAGTCGCTGTCAGGTAGGAGTTAAAACACAGTAACCTGAGAAAAACTTTTTCTTAATCTGTTCGTCTTGTATAAACACATCTACACAGGGTTGTTTGTTTGTACATGCAGAAATCATCTCAATGTTGGatataaaatgctttaaattgacttttttcAAATTCTGACGCCTTCGAACACTGCAAAACGGgggaaattttcttgaaatcagtgtatttttccttgattagagcaggtaaataagactatttgccaatggaataagatttttgcacttaaaaaaggaacaattcatctccatcatcttatttcaagcataggatgtctaattgtcttattttaggggtaaaaatactcattacattggcaaatagtcttttttagctcctcaaatgaaggaaaaatacactaatttcaagaaacttgtTCTCGGCGCTTCTCGCCGTGCATCACAAGATGCGGGGCGACTCTCAGCTGGTGCTGAGGCGTGACGCACACATGGGAGCGCAGCTCCTTCAGACCGTCTGCTCACATGATTCACATGTTTGAAACAGAACGGGGATGTTGAAGACAAAACGGCCCTTTTTGTTGCTTTAGGATAAAATAATGGTTGTTTCATTCGCTTCCTCTCTGTGGTTAATGCTCTTAACGTTTTTCTTTAGTTACAACCAGGGTTTGTAATTTAAAACGCCGAATGAGAAACGGACTAATGCGTCTGCCGGCCTTCCTGTTGTATACCTGCATGAAAATGGAAAGCATTTCCTGACGACCTTAACTTACATCTAGATGCTAATCTCAAAAGCaagagttatttttattttttttcctactgtagCAGAAATTGTGCAATAAAGCGtttattactttgaaaataatgACGTAAACACTATTAGCGTTTTTGGGTAAGACTAAAACAAAAGGAGTAACCGCTCTAAATGTAGTGGCAGCTGTCATGCTCTTAGATCACAGGATTTCGTAATTGCTGTTGTATTCGCTTATTTCCAACATGATATTGACATTGAATATtacaacagttaaaaaaaagaaaacaggacaaacaagaTGTGCCGCTTGTGGTTTTCTTCCAGGCTTAAACACTTAAAATGgcaatgaaaacatattttaccaCCACAGATATCTCTACGTAGGAGGAGTAGTGGGTGGAAGTCCGACTTTAGTCGCACTCCTTTTTGCTATTTTGGAATTAACTCAAGCAAATTGTTTCCGAAATCCAGTTTTCTTAAACAAATTCGCAAACTAAATATCTTATGGTTACTGATATTCAGcacattcattcattaattatTCTTAATAAACTaggttttatttgttaaaatccaTTCTCTGTACTTTTTATCCTAATTGTTTGATATTTTGACACCTTTTAATTCCTGTTGGCAAACCTTTCCATTTTCTTacaccacatttttttatttattttttttacgtgtCCCGTCTGGTGGTGCAGCGCTAACTATGGCTTTCTCTCCAAAgaaagcccaacagatttactccCACAAGTGGAGCATTCCTGCTTTGACTATAGCGCTACGCTTGATATCTATCCAAGAAACGTTCTCACACTGAAATGCACAAACTTTTCCTCGCTGTCCACACTCTCACAGACAtacttcattttatttctgagttTAAAAGCCTCCTCCTTTATCAACAAACACCTTTTGGTTCTCGTCACAGAGCTGATTGTTCGctgtttttagttgttttgcTTAATACGATTGACGGGATTTTTTGCTCCGCAGCTTGTTTCAAATTATCGGCTCAGTTTGTCTGTCGTTTACGCGTTGTAAGGAGAAGAAGCCTTtccttcagccagctgaccagcagtgcacagcaacaacTAACTAAAtaggctggatgataattcaataacaatatatattgatgataggaaaaaaggtccataaaatgttcaatagaataacaattttccttccttttgcattctagcttttattagtcattacatcctcccaaccaatcacaaagcagaaccaggaacgctccgtcactcAGCTCTGCCCCCTTAAAAGATATCAGAGTTCACaagttctttttcatttttttaaaaacttgcagttttggtaaaaagttgattgaataaagggttgagtttgaattcagtgtttgtgggttctgtatctaaaaataggttgctaagcaacagcataaaatggttaGGGCTGCACTGAAAATAtacgttttgaatttgttgataattatctatcgatcaatatgatttctaatGTATCaatacgcttttttttttctgtatcgtccagccctaccagTTAGAATGGAAAAGATGTTCATTTTGCGTTTGTTGCCTCTACATCGAAATGCAAACTTCTCtcaaactgattttatttcGTATCTCTCTCCAGGTCAGAGACTTTTGACGTTGACGGCAAAGCCTTGGAGCGGACCGAGGGCACCGGCACACAAAGCGTGAGTTTTTTTATCTGCTCCACGGGCCGGAAGACGCCTCGTTTTCAGGCTTCAGCGGGAAAATGTTGTCTCCGTTCAGTTTCAGTTAAAGGACCTTTTTCTCATTCTCAGAGTTTCACAAAGCACAACAAGACATTCCACAAGTTGTTTCCAGACATTCCCGAGAGCGAAGACTTGATACATGGTGggtaaaggggaaaaaaacgacCAGCAGCGTAATAAACTGTGTAAAACTAATCAAACTGTCCCCCCTTCCGCTCTCCTCCCAGCATACATCTGTGCCCTGCAGAGGGAAGTGCCCTACCACGGTCGGCTTTACATCACCGTCGCCAACGCCTGTTTCTATTCCTCGGTTCTGCTAAAGGACACTAAGGTAGGCCTCTACCCGGACCCGGCCTGTCGCTCTGGTGAAATCACGGTTTGATCtggactgacatttttttttttttttttttttttttttttccctctgcagGTTATCATTCCGGTCTCCTCCATCCACACGGTGAAGAAGCAGAATACAGCCCTGCTGGTTCCTAACGCCTTGTCCATTCGCACCACAGAAGGAGAGAAGGTCAGTCTGATGGGCTCAGCTCTCATTCATGAAGAATGATCAGACGAGCCGTCGTCTGTTGACATTAACCGCGCTTTAGAAACGAAGCCAGCAGGGCGTGTTTCAATGTTTGAGTTTACCACCAGGCAAACGGCTAATAAtccttctcttcttcttctgttttcttaTTGTTCAGTTCCTCTTTGTGTCTCTGAGGAACAGAGAATCCTGTTACCAGCTGCTCCGCTCAGTCTGTCCTCAGGTAGAGGTGAGTggcttgttgtgtctctgctctgtcttctgtaacccccagtctgtcgaggcagatgaccgttcatactgagcccggttctgccggaggtttttgcttcccgttaatggggagtttttattcccacagtcgcttcatgcttgctcagtatgagggattgctgcaaagccatggacaatgcagacgactctccctgtggctctacgcttctccaggagtgaacgCTGTTTgtcgagactttgatgcaatcaactggttccctttttatataggacatttttgaccaatctgtatattatgattgaatttgactttgtaaagtgccttgagatgacatgtttcatgatttggcgctatataaataaaatttaattgaattgaaaatcatcaaaataaagcaaaaaaaaaagagtttctaCAGTTGATTAAATTTGGACTGTTACTTTTAGAGAAATGTTAGTCAAATTGTGTAAGACTGTTACGAAAAAGTCCTGATTAACCGTTTCCGTGAAAGCGTTGCGATGCAccggacttttttttttttttttttttggccaaatGTCTGGAAAAGGGTTGCATAAAAGTACAGAGTTGCAGACCAAAGCAGGTTTCAGCTACCTGCGTTTGCTCCTCATTAAAAGTTGAGGCGCTGACGTCTCCGGGTCTTCTCTTACAGGAGGGCAGCACCAACAGCAGCCCCATTTTCTCCTCAGGCGAGAACAGCTTCGACAAAAGCAAACTTGTGGTAAGAAAACGTCAATCTGTTCTGTGGATCAGGTCCAAAGCTGCCGACTGTAAAATAACCCTGcccgtttctctctctctctctgagcagAACTCCAGCCAGTCCAGCCTGGACGACAGCCTGGACGGCTCTGAAACGCAGTCTTTACAGAACCCGGCCCCGCACCGAGCTCTCAGAGGTTAGGACGCCTGTTACGGCGCGAACGTT
The Fundulus heteroclitus isolate FHET01 chromosome 9, MU-UCD_Fhet_4.1, whole genome shotgun sequence genome window above contains:
- the si:zfos-943e10.1 gene encoding GRAM domain-containing protein 2B isoform X4, yielding MEKDLLGEKGALDDPNSPGDVSSSYPVESGGLPAKAKKSRSSQSLKKTEARKALSLEAAQLELQQQHKVLTRQVAVRSETFDVDGKALERTEGTGTQSSFTKHNKTFHKLFPDIPESEDLIHAYICALQREVPYHGRLYITVANACFYSSVLLKDTKVIIPVSSIHTVKKQNTALLVPNALSIRTTEGEKFLFVSLRNRESCYQLLRSVCPQVEEGSTNSSPIFSSGENSFDKSKLVNSSQSSLDDSLDGSETQSLQNPAPHRALREAAPDGTASGFSNLQQSDSSSSEELPESGGSWMWKVTEKAKSLLVQREFSTLNTLLFIYLILVVLLLLSSGYIGLRIVALEEQLSSLGALPEFTLQSGYNKNT
- the si:zfos-943e10.1 gene encoding GRAM domain-containing protein 2B isoform X5, whose product is MPTVSRYMSFRSSKRLKVSSSYPVESGGLPAKAKKSRSSQSLKKTEARKALSLEAAQLELQQQHKVLTRQVAVRSETFDVDGKALERTEGTGTQSSFTKHNKTFHKLFPDIPESEDLIHAYICALQREVPYHGRLYITVANACFYSSVLLKDTKVIIPVSSIHTVKKQNTALLVPNALSIRTTEGEKFLFVSLRNRESCYQLLRSVCPQVEEGSTNSSPIFSSGENSFDKSKLVNSSQSSLDDSLDGSETQSLQNPAPHRALREAAPDGTASGFSNLQQSDSSSSEELPESGGSWMWKVTEKAKSLLVQREFSTLNTLLFIYLILVVLLLLSSGYIGLRIVALEEQLSSLGALPEFTLQSGYNKNT
- the si:zfos-943e10.1 gene encoding GRAM domain-containing protein 2B isoform X3, translated to MLENKRERLKTFLRKIDEKAIFRLKHFMKESSYPVESGGLPAKAKKSRSSQSLKKTEARKALSLEAAQLELQQQHKVLTRQVAVRSETFDVDGKALERTEGTGTQSSFTKHNKTFHKLFPDIPESEDLIHAYICALQREVPYHGRLYITVANACFYSSVLLKDTKVIIPVSSIHTVKKQNTALLVPNALSIRTTEGEKFLFVSLRNRESCYQLLRSVCPQEGSTNSSPIFSSGENSFDKSKLVNSSQSSLDDSLDGSETQSLQNPAPHRALREAAPDGTASGFSNLQQSDSSSSEELPESGGSWMWKVTEKAKSLLVQREFSTLNTLLFIYLILVVLLLLSSGYIGLRIVALEEQLSSLGALPEFTLQSGYNKNT
- the si:zfos-943e10.1 gene encoding GRAM domain-containing protein 2B isoform X1; the encoded protein is MLENKRERLKTFLRKIDEKAIFRLKHFMKESSYPVESGGLPAKAKKSRSSQSLKKTEARKALSLEAAQLELQQQHKVLTRQVAVRSETFDVDGKALERTEGTGTQSSFTKHNKTFHKLFPDIPESEDLIHAYICALQREVPYHGRLYITVANACFYSSVLLKDTKVIIPVSSIHTVKKQNTALLVPNALSIRTTEGEKFLFVSLRNRESCYQLLRSVCPQVEEGSTNSSPIFSSGENSFDKSKLVNSSQSSLDDSLDGSETQSLQNPAPHRALREAAPDGTASGFSNLQQSDSSSSEELPESGGSWMWKVTEKAKSLLVQREFSTLNTLLFIYLILVVLLLLSSGYIGLRIVALEEQLSSLGALPEFTLQSGYNKNT
- the si:zfos-943e10.1 gene encoding GRAM domain-containing protein 2B isoform X2 produces the protein MLENKRERLKTFLRKIDEKAIFRLKHFMKESYPVESGGLPAKAKKSRSSQSLKKTEARKALSLEAAQLELQQQHKVLTRQVAVRSETFDVDGKALERTEGTGTQSSFTKHNKTFHKLFPDIPESEDLIHAYICALQREVPYHGRLYITVANACFYSSVLLKDTKVIIPVSSIHTVKKQNTALLVPNALSIRTTEGEKFLFVSLRNRESCYQLLRSVCPQVEEGSTNSSPIFSSGENSFDKSKLVNSSQSSLDDSLDGSETQSLQNPAPHRALREAAPDGTASGFSNLQQSDSSSSEELPESGGSWMWKVTEKAKSLLVQREFSTLNTLLFIYLILVVLLLLSSGYIGLRIVALEEQLSSLGALPEFTLQSGYNKNT